A stretch of the Alnus glutinosa chromosome 6, dhAlnGlut1.1, whole genome shotgun sequence genome encodes the following:
- the LOC133870519 gene encoding cytochrome c oxidase subunit 2 — protein MVVHGDIVPFFQFVYKLFNKCLLSQEAGGAHTGNVTHNHISVNCCNPGATLSFHTSHETAHQDSNLQEVVSNIPGSPGLVESFHSAVIDSPRASFEMIPLPIARCDAAEPWQLGSQDAATPMMQGIMDLHHDIFFFLILILVFVSWILVRALWHFHYQKNPIPQRIVHGTTIEILRTIFPSIIPMFIAIPSFALLHSMDEVVVDPAITIKAIGHQWYRTYEYSDYNNSDEQSLTFDSYTIPEDDLEFGQSRLLEVDNRVVVPAKTHLRIIVTSADVPHSWAVPSSGVKCDAVPGRLNQISISVQREGVYYGQCSEICGTNHAFTRALGNIGRLLSPLWLSRTTCGASHPRSKLLQRAAGAIGSRGARQ, from the coding sequence ATGGTTGTACATGGGGATATCGTACCTTTTTTTCAATTCGTTTATAAGCTATTCAATAAATGTTTGCTTAGTCAAGAAGCTGGTGGTGCTCACACTGGGAATGTGACACACAATCACATTTCTGTGAATTGTTGTAATCCTGGTGCCACTTTGTCCTTTCATACATCCCATGAGACAGCGCACCAGGACAGTAACTTGCAGGAAGTGGTCTCTAACATTCCCGGTTCACCCGGGTTGGTGGAGTCGTTCCATAGCGCTGTTATCGACAGCCCTCGTGCATCATTTGAAATGATTCCTCTTCCTATTGCTCGTTGTGATGCAGCGGAACCATGGCAATTAGGATCTCAAGACGCAGCAACACCTATGATGCAAGGAATAATGGACTTACATCACgatatctttttcttcctcattctGATTTTGGTTTTCGTATCATGGATCTTGGTTCGCGCTTTATGGCATTTCCACTATCAAAAAAATCCAATCCCGCAAAGGATTGTTCATGGAACTACTATCGAGATTCTTCGGACCATCTTTCCTAGTATCATCCCGATGTTCATTGCTATACCATCATTTGCTCTCTTACACTCAATGGACGAGGTAGTAGTAGATCCAGCCATTACTATCAAAGCTATTGGACATCAATGGTATCGGACTTATGAGTATTCAGACTATAACAATTCCGATGAACAGTCACTCACTTTTGACAGTTATACGATTCCAGAAGATGATCTAGAATTTGGTCAATCACGTTTATTAGAAGTGGACAATAGAGTGGTTGTACCAGCCAAAACTCATCTACGTATTATTGTAACATCTGCTGATGTACCTCATAGTTGGGCTGTACCTTCCTCAGGTGTCAAATGTGATGCTGTACCTGGTCGTTTAAATCAGATCTCCATTTCGGTACAACGAGAAGGAGTTTACTATGGTCAGTGCAGTGAGATTTGTGGAACTAATCATGCCTTTACGCGTGCGCTCGGAAACATAGGCCGACTGCTGAGCCCACTCTGGCTCAGCCGCACCACCTGTGGTGCGAGCCACCCGAGAAGCAAGCTATTACAGCGAGCGGCTGGAGCTATAGGGAGCCGAGGAGCAAGGCAGTAG